One Kribbella sp. NBC_00662 genomic region harbors:
- a CDS encoding YbhN family protein — MPSKDKTRTRPAWYRRLWSAVSLVILFAVVEYIVLPKLALARESLHRVSELNPAWIVLAVVLEACSLVCYSLFSRALLGKDHLPFFWILRSDLTGYGVSHVVPGGAATATALRFRLLVMGGAQPTNVTATVTAEAIGSPLALVLLAWLTSIPAVFLREASTAYLIMFLVGLGVLVCAFLADRGRSSLEHLAVRLLRAILGRLPQRIRPWISTVARRLRDVVADPEVRKAFLSWATLNWLLDAAVLWTFLAAYGERVHPIVVLIAYCAANLAAVVPLTPGGIGVVEGIAVSSLIGFGVDGQAALLAVLSWRLLQFWAPVPLAGLCYLSLRAQGALTPAKQA, encoded by the coding sequence GTGCCGTCGAAGGACAAGACCCGGACCCGGCCGGCCTGGTACCGCCGGCTCTGGTCCGCCGTGTCGTTGGTGATCCTGTTCGCCGTCGTCGAGTACATCGTGCTCCCGAAGCTCGCCCTCGCGCGGGAATCGCTCCATCGCGTCTCGGAGCTCAACCCTGCCTGGATCGTCCTCGCCGTCGTGCTCGAAGCCTGCAGCCTCGTCTGCTACTCGCTCTTCAGCCGCGCGCTCCTCGGCAAGGACCACCTGCCGTTCTTCTGGATCCTGCGGTCCGACCTCACCGGGTACGGCGTCAGCCATGTCGTTCCGGGCGGCGCCGCGACAGCGACCGCCCTGCGCTTCCGGCTGCTCGTCATGGGCGGTGCGCAGCCGACGAATGTGACGGCGACCGTCACGGCGGAAGCCATCGGGTCCCCGCTCGCACTGGTGCTGCTCGCCTGGCTGACGTCGATCCCGGCCGTGTTCCTGCGCGAGGCGAGCACGGCGTACCTGATCATGTTCCTGGTCGGCCTGGGCGTCCTGGTCTGCGCCTTCCTCGCCGACCGCGGGCGATCCAGCCTCGAGCACCTCGCCGTCCGGCTGCTGCGAGCCATCCTCGGACGACTCCCCCAGCGGATCCGGCCGTGGATCTCGACCGTTGCGCGCCGCCTGCGCGATGTCGTCGCGGATCCCGAAGTACGCAAGGCCTTCCTGAGCTGGGCGACGCTGAACTGGCTCCTCGACGCCGCCGTGCTCTGGACCTTCCTTGCCGCGTACGGCGAGCGGGTCCACCCGATCGTGGTGCTGATCGCGTACTGCGCCGCGAACCTGGCCGCCGTCGTACCGCTGACCCCCGGCGGCATCGGCGTCGTCGAGGGCATCGCGGTCTCGTCACTGATCGGCTTCGGCGTCGACGGGCAGGCTGCACTGCTCGCCGTACTCTCCTGGCGGCTCCTCCAGTTCTGGGCGCCGGTCCCGCTCGCCGGCCTCTGCTACCTGAGCCTCCGCGCCCAGGGCGCGTTGACCCCGGCGAAGCAGGCCTAA
- the aqpZ gene encoding aquaporin Z produces MESPSPAARIGAEFLGTFWLVFGGCGAAVLAGVVLTSDKVPVGIGYLGVALAFGLTVLTMAYAVGHVSGGHFNPAVTIGLAVAKRIEWKWVPTYIVTQIVAASAAGAILLAVASGKDGFSAHDSGFASNGYGDRSPGGYSLLACAIVEIVLTAFFLYVILGATDDRAPKGFAPIAIGLSLTLIHLVGIPVTNTSVNPARSLGVAWFAGGDALGQVWLFIVAPIAGAAIAGISYAGITAARGLKIDEGVANNP; encoded by the coding sequence GTGGAATCACCCAGTCCTGCGGCTCGGATCGGTGCGGAATTTCTCGGCACGTTCTGGCTGGTGTTCGGCGGCTGCGGTGCCGCCGTACTGGCCGGTGTCGTGCTCACCTCGGACAAGGTTCCTGTCGGCATCGGCTATCTCGGCGTGGCGCTGGCCTTCGGCCTGACCGTGCTGACCATGGCGTACGCCGTCGGCCATGTCTCCGGCGGTCATTTCAACCCGGCGGTCACGATCGGCCTCGCGGTCGCGAAGCGGATCGAGTGGAAATGGGTGCCGACGTACATCGTCACCCAGATTGTCGCTGCCAGCGCGGCCGGCGCCATTCTGCTGGCAGTTGCCAGCGGCAAGGATGGTTTCAGTGCCCACGACAGCGGATTCGCGAGTAATGGCTACGGTGACCGCTCGCCCGGCGGTTACTCGCTGCTGGCCTGCGCGATTGTCGAGATCGTGCTGACGGCTTTCTTCCTGTACGTGATCCTCGGCGCGACCGACGACCGGGCACCGAAGGGTTTCGCCCCGATCGCGATCGGTCTCTCGCTGACGCTGATCCACCTGGTCGGCATCCCGGTCACCAACACGTCGGTCAACCCGGCCCGCTCACTCGGCGTCGCCTGGTTCGCCGGCGGCGACGCCCTCGGCCAGGTCTGGCTGTTCATCGTCGCCCCGATCGCCGGTGCGGCGATCGCGGGCATCAGCTACGCCGGAATCACCGCGGCCCGCGGGCTCAAGATCGACGAAGGCGTCGCCAACAACCCGTAA
- a CDS encoding OmpA family protein, translated as MARAHDLEYEAEFESEYEYEDEFEYEAPPPPLRIRIVHGRSWGADREFEDEGDFFDPVPPPAGARLLTRFAFGGATLTAAHRRVIVQLAKDLLRDGPMGNLDCLDVTIVGHEDELGEPARFGALGQRRAEAVTKALADEMQRQVARIPAASRPRGQFVITVQTLGPTRPMRSNLTADGRALNRRVEVTLGRPGLCPDVV; from the coding sequence ATGGCCAGAGCACATGACCTCGAGTACGAAGCTGAGTTCGAATCTGAGTATGAGTACGAGGACGAGTTCGAGTACGAGGCGCCTCCGCCGCCGTTGCGGATCCGCATCGTGCACGGCCGGTCCTGGGGTGCCGACCGCGAGTTCGAGGACGAAGGCGACTTCTTCGACCCGGTGCCGCCGCCCGCGGGGGCGCGGCTGCTGACCCGGTTCGCCTTCGGCGGCGCGACTCTCACCGCCGCGCACCGGCGGGTGATCGTGCAGCTGGCCAAGGATCTGCTCCGCGACGGGCCGATGGGCAATCTCGACTGTCTCGACGTCACGATCGTCGGGCACGAGGACGAACTCGGCGAGCCGGCCCGCTTCGGCGCTCTCGGGCAGCGACGTGCTGAAGCCGTCACCAAGGCCCTCGCAGACGAGATGCAGCGGCAGGTGGCCCGCATCCCCGCCGCGTCCCGTCCCCGAGGCCAGTTCGTCATCACCGTCCAGACGCTCGGCCCCACCAGGCCGATGCGCTCGAACCTGACCGCCGACGGCCGCGCCCTGAACCGCCGCGTCGAGGTCACCCTCGGCCGCCCCGGCCTGTGCCCGGATGTGGTCTGA
- a CDS encoding Gfo/Idh/MocA family protein — protein sequence MTSTHAVRFAAVGLDHAHIFGQVAGLIAAGAEFAGMATDDPDAAIATRLRERYPDVPVADSPDELLAQDGIDLIVTAGVPDRRGPIAVTALRAGKDVVTDKPGCVSLEQLEEIEKAVDQSGRFWSVTFSERFEVPSVIKAGELVREGRIGTVVQTIGIGPHRVGDRGHLGGGAGRPDWFYDKARYGGILTDIASHQIDQFLWFTGARTAEVVASTVGNFANPDEPGLQDFGEILLRSENAQGYIRVDWYTPAGLPTWGDGRLMILGTDGYIELRKYVDIAGRDGGDHLFLVNQEGTQYIDCSKVETTYYADLVRDVQDRTTTAAPQEHTFETMRLALKAQQQATLRGAAK from the coding sequence GTGACTTCCACGCACGCTGTCAGGTTCGCCGCCGTTGGGCTCGACCACGCGCACATCTTCGGTCAGGTCGCAGGCCTGATCGCGGCCGGCGCGGAGTTCGCCGGGATGGCGACCGACGATCCGGACGCGGCGATCGCGACCCGGCTCCGGGAGCGGTACCCGGACGTTCCGGTGGCCGACAGCCCGGACGAGCTGCTCGCCCAGGACGGCATCGACCTGATCGTGACCGCCGGCGTACCGGATCGACGCGGACCGATCGCCGTCACCGCTCTGCGAGCCGGCAAGGACGTCGTGACCGACAAGCCCGGCTGCGTGAGTCTGGAGCAGCTCGAGGAGATCGAGAAGGCGGTCGACCAGAGCGGCCGGTTCTGGTCGGTGACGTTCTCCGAGCGGTTCGAGGTGCCGAGCGTGATCAAGGCGGGCGAGCTGGTCCGCGAGGGCAGGATCGGGACCGTCGTCCAGACCATCGGCATCGGGCCGCACCGCGTCGGCGACCGCGGCCACCTCGGCGGCGGCGCCGGCCGCCCGGACTGGTTCTACGACAAGGCCCGGTACGGCGGCATCCTGACCGATATCGCCTCGCACCAGATCGACCAGTTCCTCTGGTTCACCGGCGCGCGGACGGCCGAGGTCGTCGCGAGCACGGTCGGGAACTTCGCCAACCCGGACGAGCCGGGTCTGCAGGACTTCGGCGAGATCCTGCTCCGCAGCGAGAACGCCCAGGGCTACATCCGGGTCGACTGGTACACGCCGGCCGGTCTGCCGACGTGGGGCGACGGCCGCCTGATGATCCTCGGCACCGACGGCTACATCGAGCTCCGCAAGTACGTCGACATCGCCGGCCGCGACGGCGGCGACCACCTGTTCCTGGTCAACCAGGAGGGCACGCAGTACATCGACTGCTCGAAGGTCGAGACGACGTACTACGCCGACCTCGTCCGCGACGTCCAGGACCGGACCACCACGGCCGCACCCCAGGAGCACACCTTCGAAACCATGCGCCTGGCGCTGAAGGCCCAGCAGCAGGCGACCCTCCGCGGCGCGGCGAAGTAG